In a single window of the Lagenorhynchus albirostris chromosome 19, mLagAlb1.1, whole genome shotgun sequence genome:
- the CHST4 gene encoding carbohydrate sulfotransferase 4 — protein MTPPPKMKLLLFLASQMAVFVLFILLYSHNFNSLHMKEEPKPAYMHVLILSSWRSGSSFVGQLFGQHPDVFYLMEPAWHVWMTFTQSTPQRLHMAVRDLIRAVFLCDMSVFDAYMKPGPRKQSSLFQWEGSRALCSPPACNIFPRDKIIPQAHCKLLCNQEPFEVVEKACRTYSHVVLKEVRFFKLQVLYPLLRDPSLNLHIVHLVRDPRAVFRSREHTTEELMIDTHIVMGQHLQKLKKEDQPYYAMQVICQSQLEIYKAVQSLPKALRQRYLLVRYEDLVRDPLAQTARMYEYAGLKFLPQLQTWVHNITRGKGMGEHAFHTNARNALNVSQAWRWSLPYEKVSRLQKVCRNTMNLLGYHLVTSQQEQKNLSLNLLSTWSPAEQVYQEG, from the coding sequence ATGACACCGCCCCCAAAAATGAAGCTACTACTGTTCCTGGCTTCCCAGATGGCTGTCTTTGTTCTATTCATCCTTCTGTACTCCCACAACTTCAACTCCCTGCACATGAAGGAAGAACCCAAGCCCGCGTACATGCATGTGCTCATCCTGTCTTCGTGGCGCTCTGGCTCTTCTTTCGTAGGGCAGCTTTTTGGGCAGCACCCAGACGTCTTCTACCTGATGGAGCCTGCCTGGCACGTCTGGATGACCTTCACACAAAGTACTCCCCAGAGGTTGCACATGGCAGTGCGGGATCTCATACGGGCCGTCTTTCTGTGTGACATGAGCGTCTTTGATGCCTACATGAAACCTGGCCCCCGAAAACAGTCCAGCCTCTTCCAGTGGGAAGGCAGCCGGGCCCTGTGTTCTCCACCTGCCTGCAACATCTTCCCGCGAGACAAGATCATACCCCAGGCTCACTGTAAGCTTTTGTGCAATCAAGAGCCCTTTGAGGTGGTGGAGAAGGCCTGCCGCACCTACAGCCACGTGGTGCTCAAGGAGGTCCGTTTCTTCAAACTGCAGGTGCTCTACCCGCTGCTGAGAGACCCTTCCCTCAATCTGCACATTGTGCATCTGGTCCGGGACCCCCGGGCGGTGTTCCGTTCCCGAGAACACACCACGGAGGAACTCATGATTGACACCCACATTGTGATGGGGCAGCATCTGCAGAAACTCAAAAAGGAGGATCAACCCTACTACGCAATGCAAGTCATCTGCCAAAGCCAGCTGGAGATCTACAAGGCTGTGCAGTCCTTGCCCAAAGCCCTGAGGCAGCGCTACTTGCTCGTGCGCTATGAGGACTTGGTCCGGGACCCCCTGGCCCAGACTGCCCGAATGTATGAATATGCAGGGTTGAAATTCTTGCCCCAGCTCCAGACCTGGGTGCACAACATCACTCGAGGCAAGGGCATGGGTGAGCATGCCTTCCACACAAATGCCAGGAATGCCCTCAATGTCTCTCAGGCCTGGCGCTGGTCCTTGCCTTATGAAAAGGTTTCTCGGCTTCAGAAAGTCTGCAGGAATACCATGAATTTGCTGGGCTACCACCTTGTCACATCTCAGCAAGAGCAGAAAAACCTGTCGCTGAATCTTCTGTCTACCTGGAGCCCCGCTGAGCAAGTCTACCAAGAGGGCTGA
- the LOC132509641 gene encoding probable protein BRICK1, translating into MVGQEDPVQREVHQDWASWEYIEVITSSSKKIADFLHSFDIADFLHSRLATLNEKLTALEQRIEYTE; encoded by the coding sequence ATGGTGGGACAAGAGGATCCAGTGCAGCGCGAGGTTCACCAGGACTGGGCGAGCTGGGAGTACATTGAGGTCATCACCAGCAGCAGCAAGAAAATCGCAGACTTTCTCCACTCGTTTGATATCGCAGACTTTCTCCACTCAAGACTCGCAACACTAAACGAGAAACTGACAGCTCTTGAACAGAGAATAGAGTACACTGAATGA